In Castanea sativa cultivar Marrone di Chiusa Pesio chromosome 6, ASM4071231v1, a single window of DNA contains:
- the LOC142640097 gene encoding uncharacterized protein LOC142640097 produces the protein MASSKVSLKLLIDTKGNKVLFSEAGKDFVDFLFNLLSLPVGTVIRLLTKNSMVGSLGNLYESVETLSETYLQPNQSKDAILKPKTPVSASDLPLLLSADETMIGKKFYMCPSFHRNWRLPMMRVAM, from the exons ATGGCATCCTCCAAAGTGAGTTTGAAGCTCCTAATTGACACAAAGGGAAACAAAGTCTTATTTTCAGAAGCTGGAAAGGACTTTGTAGACTTCCTTTTTAATCTTCTTTCTCTGCCAGTTGGAACTGTAATTCGTCTACTGACCAAGAATAGCATGGTGGGTTCCCTTGGAAATTTGTATGAGAGCGTTGAAACTCTCAGCGAGACTTACTTGCAGCCAAACCAGAGCAAGGACGCCATACTGAAGCCCAAAACTCCTGTCAGTGCTTCTGATCTCCCTCTCCTGCTTTCGGCTGATGAAACTATGATCGGAAAAAAGTTTTACATGTGCCCAAGTTTCCACAGAAAT TGGCGTCTTCCGATGATGAGGGTGGCTATGTGA